In Arthrobacter ramosus, one DNA window encodes the following:
- a CDS encoding TetR/AcrR family transcriptional regulator: MPESAETRTRGPYRTGVRRREQLIGIAMDVFGEHGFAGGSLRTIAEQAGVNHATLIQHFGSKEGLLTAVLEEWDRRTVENGLTDISGLDYFRRLPEVMAAHRDNRGLLELFTSIAAEASSPAHPGHAFITRRYTSNLATLAGHLQEAVEAGDIIHLSPAQIEIEVRLFTAVMDGIGLQWLLNPETDIHASVTTYVERAIAAWGRL; the protein is encoded by the coding sequence ATGCCAGAAAGCGCAGAGACGAGAACACGGGGCCCTTACCGCACAGGGGTCCGCCGACGCGAGCAACTCATCGGCATCGCGATGGACGTCTTCGGCGAACACGGCTTCGCCGGCGGCTCCCTCCGCACGATTGCCGAGCAGGCCGGCGTCAACCACGCCACCCTGATCCAGCACTTCGGCAGCAAAGAAGGCCTGCTCACGGCCGTGCTGGAGGAATGGGACCGACGGACCGTGGAGAACGGCCTCACCGATATCAGCGGATTGGACTATTTCCGCCGGCTGCCAGAGGTCATGGCCGCCCACCGGGATAACCGCGGCCTGCTCGAACTGTTCACCAGCATCGCGGCCGAAGCCTCAAGTCCGGCCCACCCAGGCCACGCGTTCATCACCCGGCGCTACACCTCGAACCTGGCAACCCTCGCCGGGCATTTGCAGGAAGCGGTCGAGGCTGGCGACATCATTCACCTCTCCCCTGCGCAGATTGAGATTGAAGTGCGGTTATTCACTGCTGTGATGGACGGCATCGGCCTGCAATGGCTCCTCAACCCCGAAACGGACATACACGCCAGCGTCACAACCTATGTCGAACGAGCCATTGCCGCTTGGGGACGTCTGTGA
- the pyk gene encoding pyruvate kinase → MRRAKIVATFGPAISSFDNTLAVLEAGVDVARMNMSHGDYSVHDTTYENVRKAAAQLHKPVAIMADLQGPKIRLGRFVDGPHELAVGDTFTITTEDVLGTKDICSTTLKSLTEDVNVGDALLIDDGKVALRAIEVDDVKVVATVTVGGWVSNNKGINLPGVAVNVPALSEKDEDDLRWAMRRGVDLVALSFVRDASDIKRVHEIMDEEGRRVPVIAKIEKPQAVEQLHEIIDAFDAIMVARGDLGVELPLEEVPIVQKRAIELARRWAKPVIVATQVLESMIDNPRPTRAEASDCANAVLDGADAVMLSGETSVGKFPIETVKTMARIIESTEEHGLERVPPLGTKPKTRGGAITRAAVEIADQLDAKYICTFTQSGDSARRLSRLRPVKPVFAFTPVEHVWNQLALTWGIQPVLVPMVGHTDAMTAQVDRSLLEMKIVENGDLVVIAAGSPPGQAGSTNSLKVHKVGDLADTSRVEEAAARKEKVGPWPEKKKAKSKA, encoded by the coding sequence ATGAGACGCGCAAAAATCGTGGCAACGTTCGGACCGGCAATTTCCAGCTTTGACAACACCCTCGCGGTGCTGGAAGCCGGCGTCGACGTCGCCCGCATGAACATGAGCCATGGCGACTACTCGGTACACGACACCACGTACGAGAACGTCCGCAAAGCCGCCGCCCAGCTCCACAAGCCGGTCGCCATCATGGCTGACCTGCAGGGCCCGAAGATCCGCTTGGGTCGATTTGTCGACGGCCCCCACGAACTCGCCGTCGGTGACACTTTCACCATCACCACCGAGGACGTCCTGGGTACCAAGGACATCTGCTCCACCACGCTCAAGAGCCTGACCGAAGACGTCAACGTCGGCGACGCACTGCTGATCGACGACGGCAAGGTGGCCCTTCGCGCCATCGAGGTTGACGACGTCAAGGTGGTCGCCACGGTGACTGTCGGTGGCTGGGTCTCCAACAACAAAGGCATCAACCTGCCCGGCGTTGCCGTCAATGTCCCCGCACTGAGCGAAAAGGACGAGGACGACCTCCGCTGGGCCATGAGGCGCGGTGTTGACCTGGTGGCATTGTCCTTCGTCCGTGATGCGTCCGACATCAAGCGCGTGCACGAAATCATGGACGAAGAGGGCCGCCGCGTGCCGGTGATCGCCAAGATCGAGAAGCCGCAGGCAGTGGAGCAGCTCCACGAAATCATCGACGCCTTCGACGCCATCATGGTTGCCCGTGGCGACCTCGGCGTGGAACTCCCGCTCGAGGAAGTGCCGATCGTCCAGAAGCGCGCCATCGAACTGGCACGCCGCTGGGCCAAGCCGGTCATCGTGGCCACCCAGGTGCTCGAATCGATGATCGACAACCCGCGCCCGACCCGTGCCGAGGCTTCGGACTGCGCCAACGCAGTGCTCGACGGCGCCGACGCAGTCATGCTCTCCGGCGAGACCAGCGTGGGCAAGTTCCCGATCGAGACGGTCAAGACCATGGCCCGGATCATCGAGTCCACAGAAGAGCACGGTCTTGAGCGCGTTCCTCCGCTCGGTACCAAGCCCAAGACCCGCGGTGGCGCCATCACGCGTGCCGCCGTCGAAATCGCCGACCAGCTGGACGCAAAGTACATCTGTACGTTCACCCAGTCCGGCGACTCGGCCCGCCGTCTGTCCCGCCTGCGGCCTGTGAAGCCGGTGTTCGCCTTCACCCCGGTGGAGCACGTCTGGAACCAGCTGGCGCTGACCTGGGGCATCCAGCCCGTCCTAGTCCCCATGGTGGGCCACACTGACGCCATGACGGCCCAGGTGGACCGCAGCCTCCTCGAGATGAAGATCGTGGAGAACGGCGACCTTGTGGTCATCGCGGCCGGTTCGCCTCCCGGACAGGCTGGTTCCACGAACTCGCTCAAGGTCCACAAGGTGGGCGACCTCGCGGACACTTCCCGCGTGGAAGAAGCCGCAGCCCGCAAGGAAAAGGTCGGACCGTGGCCGGAAAAGAAGAAGGCCAAGTCCAAGGCCTGA
- a CDS encoding ANTAR domain-containing response regulator yields the protein MSEQTESKPASQPARRVVVAEDETLIRLDIIEILKGEGYDVVGEADNGEKAVQLAEELKPDLVLMDVKMPVMDGISAAEKIVKARIAPVVLLTAFSQKELVERARDAGAMAYVVKPFTPADLIPAIEIALSRHEEIKALENEVSDLQEQFATRKLVERAKSLLTTKMGLTEPEAFRWIQKTSMDRRLSMREVAETIINQVN from the coding sequence GTGTCAGAACAGACGGAGTCCAAGCCCGCATCCCAGCCGGCACGCCGAGTAGTTGTCGCAGAGGATGAGACCCTCATCCGCCTGGACATTATCGAGATCTTGAAGGGCGAAGGCTACGACGTTGTCGGTGAGGCCGACAACGGTGAGAAGGCTGTCCAGCTGGCCGAGGAGCTGAAGCCGGATCTGGTCCTCATGGATGTCAAGATGCCTGTCATGGACGGTATCTCTGCCGCGGAGAAGATCGTCAAGGCGAGGATCGCTCCCGTGGTCCTCCTGACGGCGTTCAGCCAGAAGGAGCTCGTGGAGCGCGCGCGCGACGCCGGGGCCATGGCCTACGTCGTCAAGCCTTTCACTCCTGCCGATTTGATCCCCGCAATCGAGATCGCATTGTCCCGGCACGAGGAGATCAAGGCGCTCGAGAACGAGGTGTCCGACCTTCAGGAGCAGTTCGCCACGCGCAAGCTTGTGGAGCGGGCCAAGAGCCTCCTGACCACCAAGATGGGTCTCACGGAGCCGGAAGCATTCCGCTGGATCCAGAAGACCTCCATGGACCGTCGACTCAGCATGCGCGAGGTCGCCGAGACCATCATCAACCAGGTCAACTAG
- a CDS encoding glutamate synthase subunit beta, which translates to MADPRGFLKVRQRETQPRRPVPVRIMDWKEVYEAQDKGVLKSQAGRCMDCGVPFCHQGCPLGNLIPEWNDLTWRGKGEEAIERLHATNNFPEFTGRLCPAPCEASCVLGINQPAVTIKQVEVSIIDDAFENGWVQPLPPARLSGKTVAVVGSGPAGLAVAQQLTRVGHTVAVYERDDKIGGLLRYGIPDFKMEKEQVDRRVEQMKAEGTRFRTGVAVGSDVTWEQLRRRYDSVVIATGATVPRDLPIPGREFEGIHFAMDYLVPANRVVAGETVEDQIDARGKHVIILGGGDTGADCLGTAHRHGAASVTTLAIGKQPPLERASHQPWPTFPTLFEVASAHEEGGERTYLASTVEFVGENGKLTGVKVAETEFVDGKRLPKAGTERILPADLVLLSLGFTGAEPAGITEQVSAEFDGRGNVARDGYYMTNTEGVFVAGDAGRGQSLIVWAIAEGRACAAAVDKYLMGSTILPAPVAPTDRAIAVL; encoded by the coding sequence GTGGCTGATCCACGCGGATTTCTGAAAGTCCGGCAGCGCGAGACGCAGCCACGCCGTCCCGTTCCCGTCCGCATCATGGACTGGAAAGAAGTCTACGAAGCCCAGGACAAGGGCGTGCTCAAGAGCCAGGCAGGGCGCTGCATGGACTGCGGCGTTCCGTTCTGCCACCAGGGATGCCCCCTGGGGAACCTCATCCCCGAGTGGAACGACCTCACCTGGCGCGGCAAGGGCGAGGAAGCGATCGAGCGCCTGCACGCGACGAACAACTTCCCTGAGTTCACGGGCCGGTTGTGTCCTGCGCCGTGTGAAGCGTCCTGTGTCCTGGGCATCAACCAGCCCGCTGTGACCATCAAGCAGGTTGAAGTTTCGATCATCGACGACGCCTTCGAAAACGGCTGGGTACAACCCCTTCCGCCGGCGCGTCTCTCCGGCAAGACGGTCGCCGTCGTCGGCTCCGGCCCCGCAGGGCTTGCAGTCGCACAGCAGCTGACGCGCGTTGGACACACTGTGGCCGTCTACGAGCGCGACGACAAGATCGGGGGACTGCTGCGCTACGGCATCCCCGACTTCAAGATGGAGAAGGAACAGGTCGACCGCCGCGTCGAGCAGATGAAAGCCGAGGGCACCCGCTTCCGCACGGGTGTCGCGGTCGGAAGCGACGTGACGTGGGAGCAGTTGCGCCGCCGTTACGACTCCGTGGTGATCGCCACCGGTGCCACCGTTCCGCGCGACCTTCCCATCCCCGGCCGCGAATTCGAAGGCATCCATTTCGCCATGGATTACCTGGTGCCCGCCAACCGCGTGGTTGCCGGTGAAACCGTGGAGGACCAGATCGATGCCAGGGGCAAGCACGTGATCATCCTCGGTGGCGGCGACACCGGCGCCGACTGCCTCGGCACGGCACACCGCCACGGCGCCGCGTCAGTCACCACCTTGGCGATCGGTAAGCAGCCGCCGCTTGAGCGCGCCTCGCACCAGCCATGGCCGACGTTCCCCACGCTCTTCGAGGTTGCCAGCGCACACGAAGAGGGAGGCGAACGCACCTACCTCGCCTCGACCGTTGAGTTTGTCGGCGAAAACGGCAAGCTCACAGGGGTCAAGGTGGCCGAGACCGAGTTCGTCGACGGCAAGCGCCTTCCGAAGGCCGGCACGGAACGCATACTTCCGGCCGATCTGGTCTTGCTGTCGCTCGGCTTTACGGGTGCGGAACCTGCCGGTATCACCGAACAGGTCAGCGCAGAATTCGACGGCCGCGGCAACGTGGCCCGAGATGGGTACTACATGACCAACACCGAGGGCGTCTTCGTGGCAGGCGATGCCGGCCGCGGGCAGTCCTTGATTGTGTGGGCTATCGCCGAAGGCCGCGCCTGCGCTGCCGCCGTCGACAAGTACCTCATGGGCAGCACCATTCTCCCCGCGCCGGTGGCTCCCACCGACCGGGCCATAGCGGTCCTCTAA